The window TATATTTCCCCAGATTTTCAGCGTCAAGGTATTGGTAAACAATTACTTCAAAAAGCTATTCACAAAAGCCCCAGTTTAGACATAAAAACTCTTTTGGCATTTATCTTTGCACATAATCAACCTAGTTTACAACTATTCAAAAAATTTGGTTTCACTGAATGGGGATATTTTCCTAAAGTTGCTGAACTCGATCGGATCGAGCGAGATTTGGCTATTTTAGGATTAAGATTAGAAAAAGATTCTCCCCAGTCTTACTTTTGAAAGGCTGAACTAGAAGTTATCTTAACTATCTTTAAATCTGCAAACATTCTTTTTAGTCTGCTAAAATGAGAGCATGACTGAGAAATCAACAAGAAAAAAATAGATAAATCTGGTAATTTACTCAAGCACTTTTGTAGAAAGAATAATGATTATCAACCCTTGCGAGTTACCTTCCAAATGTCACTTACGACCAGCGCATCACCAAGACAAATGGCAGCTTCAAAAATTAATTTGGGAATTTAGCTTAACTGAAGCTTGGGAGTTAGATTTAAGAATAATTTTTTA is drawn from Oscillatoria salina IIICB1 and contains these coding sequences:
- a CDS encoding GNAT family N-acetyltransferase, coding for MTIRNALRSDLPKIVNIYNTAIPDRMATADTEPISLESRLEWFWQHNQERRPLWVFEKQKTIAGWLSFQSFYGRPAYRATAELSIYISPDFQRQGIGKQLLQKAIHKSPSLDIKTLLAFIFAHNQPSLQLFKKFGFTEWGYFPKVAELDRIERDLAILGLRLEKDSPQSYF